One Hyla sarda isolate aHylSar1 unplaced genomic scaffold, aHylSar1.hap1 scaffold_1754, whole genome shotgun sequence DNA segment encodes these proteins:
- the LOC130313346 gene encoding matrix metalloproteinase-17-like encodes MMILLAGILGLCGAGAGSSARDISSRMDWLTRYGYLPPPDPYSAQQQTLDGLREAVKTMQRFAGLRETGILDRDTVAMMDKPRCSLPDIMTFGYQGHRRKRYAPSGSVWQKRHLTWRVESFPIFPSQETTKQVIEGALLAWSRESNLDFSQSTGAGDADLRVSFVDGSHGDGYPFDGPGGTLGHAFFPGVGASAGATHMDADEHWTYNEAEGTDLFAVAVHEFGHSLGLSHSSAENSIMKPYYQGPVGDHRRYRLPLDDVQGIQALYGKRIVPPGADVPPPPPPAPTQHIIPPRRPTYRPNLPFPDRCSTHFDAVANIRGEVFFFKNRYFWRVQATRQLVSLNPAHLGRFWMGLPPDLPRVDAVYERANDSKIVFIAGTSFWVFKDTLVEPGYPRPLTDFGLNTDGVDGAFVWKHNKKTYFFRHNRCWRFDEHQGKVEPGYPKNSQMWEGLPPDVDDVISWTDGHSYFFKGSQYWKVQDGKMEAEPGYPRSIAMNWMYCATSAPPPPEPTEPEGRDQRGCNCPCAAGAGIIAPPTGLMVAFTLSLLRGTW; translated from the exons GACTGGCTGACGCGTTATGGTTACCTACCCCCGCCGGACCCGTACTCTGCGCAGCAGCAAACACTGGATGGACTGCGGGAAGCGGTGAAGACCATGCAGAGATTTGCAGGCCTGAGGGAGACTGGGATTCTGG ATCGAGACACCGTGGCCATGATGGACAAGCCTCGCTGCTCCCTCCCCGACATCATGACGTTTGGGTACCAGGGGCACCGGAGAAAACGATATGCTCCCAGTGGGTCAGTGTGGCAGAAGAGACATTTGACTTGGAG GGTGGagagttttccaatttttccttcCCAAGAAACCACCAAACAAGTGATAGAGGGCGCTCTGCTAGCGTGGAGCCGGGAGAGCAACCTGGACTTCAGCCAGAGCACGGGAGCCGGTGACGCCGATCTGCGGGTCAGCTTTGTGGACGGGTCGCATGGGGACGGCTATCCTTTCGATGGACCAGGAGGTACCCTGGGTCATGCTTTCTTTCCTGGTGTAGGAGCCAGTGCCGGGGCCACTCACATGGACGCCGATGAGCATTGGACATATAATG AGGCGGAGGGGACGGATCTCTTTGCGGTGGCGGTGCACGAGTTTGGACATTCTCTGGGGTTGTCACATTCATCTGCAGAGAACTCCATCATGAAACCATattaccaggggccagtgggggaCCACCGGAGATACCGGCTGCCTCTGGATGATGTGCAGGGGATCCAGGCATTGTATG GGAAAAGAATTGTCCCCCCCGGAGCAGACgtgcctcctcctccaccaccagcaCCAACTCAACACATTATTCCACCCCGAAGGCCGACATATCG GCCAAACCTCCCGTTCCCCGACCGCTGCTCCACCCACTTTGATGCTGTGGCCAACATTCGAGGGGAGGTTTTCTTCTTTAAGA ACAGATACTTCTGGCGGGTACAAGCCACGCGTCAGCTGGTGTCCCTAAACCCCGCCCATCTTGGCCGCTTCTGGATGGGGCTGCCTCCGGATCTCCCCAGGGTGGACGCGGTGTATGAACGAGCCAACGACAGCAAAATTGTATTCATTGCAG GGACCAGTTTCTGGGTTTTTAAGGACACCCTGGTGGAGCCCGGTTACCCGCGGCCGCTCACAGACTTCGGGCTGAACACTGATGGAGTAGACGGGGCCTTTGTTTGGAAGCACAATAAGAAGACCTACTTCTTCAGACACAACCGCTGCTGGAGATTTGATGAGCACCAAGGAAAGGTGGAACCCGGGTACCCCAAAAACAGTCAAATGTGGGAGGGGCTGCCCCCAGACGTGGATGATGTCATCAGCTGGACAGATG GCCACAGCTACTTCTTTAAGGGCTCCCAGTACTGGAAGGTTCAGGATGGCAAGATGGAGGCAGAACCCGGGTACCCCCGCAGCATTGCCATGAACTGGATGTACTGTGCGACATCGGCCCCTCCACCTCCAGAGCCCACAGAACCTGAGGGGCGCGATCAGAGGGGCTGTAACTGCCCATGTGCAGCAGGGGCCGGCATTATAGCTCCACCCACTGGACTCATGGTGGCGTTCACACTAAGCCTGCTGCGGGGCACATGGTAA